DNA from Pirellulales bacterium:
CGCTGTTGGGCGATTCTCCCGATGCTGCCAAAGTAAACGCTGATACTGTACTGCATATCGAAACGCAATTAGCCGAAGCCTCGCGCACTCCTGTGCAATTGCGCGATCGAGAAGCACAATACAACAAAATGAGCGATGCCGAACTGGCGGAGCTAACGCCGAATGTGAAGTGGGATTTGTTCTGGAACTCCGTGAATGCCCAGGGGGTGGAAGACGCCATTGTCGGTCAGCCGGAATTTTTTAAGAAGCTAAATGAATTGCTTAGAACCATTTCCCTGGACGATTGGCGCACCTATTTGCGCTGGCATTTAATCCATTCTGCTGGTCCGTATTTGAGCGACGATTTCGTCAACGAGAATTTCCATTTCTATGGCGAGCAGCTGCGCGGAATTAAACAATTGCAGCCACGCTGGAAGCGGGCCATCGGCACACTCGACCGACAAATGGGCGAGGCACTTGGCCGATTGTACGTGGAAAAATACTTTCCGCCACAGGCCAAGCAACGAATGGACGAGCTAGTGAAAAACCTGATGTTGGCATACAAGGAGCGGATTGAATCCCGTGATTGGATGAGCCCGGAAACCAAGAAGGAGGCCCTCGCCAAGTTGGCTGCGGTACGGCCGAAAATTGGTTACCCGATTAAGTGGCGCGATTACTCGGGGCTGAAAATTGGCACCGATTCGTACATCCAAAATGTGCAAGCGGCCGACGCGTTCGAAACGCAATATCGACTAGCACGGCTGCACAAACCAGTCGACCGTGATGAATGGCAAATGTCGCCACCAACGGTGAATGCGTATTACAATCCGAATCTCAATGAAATTGTGTTTCCTGCCGGCATTTTGCAGCCCCCATTTTTTGACATGACGGCCGATGATGCGGTGAACTATGGCGGTATCGGCGCCGTTATCGGTCACGAAATTACTCATGGTTTTGACGACCAAGGAAGCCGCTCCGATGCCGATGGCAATTTGCGGAATTGGTGGACCACTGGAGATCGCTCACGCTTTAATGCCAAAACCGACAAGTTGGTGAAAGAATACAATGCGTGTAATCCGGTGGATGATATCCATATCAACGGCTTGCTCACGCTGGGTGAAAACTTGGCCGATTTGGGTGGCGTAACTATTGCCTACGCAGCATATCAAAAATCGCTGGAGGGCAAACCAGCGCCGATCATTGATGGATTCACAGGACCGCAACGGTTCTTCATTGGCTATGCTCAAGTTTGGCGCGGATCTCAGCGCGAGGCTGATTTGAAAGTGATGTTGCGAACAAATCCGCATTCGCCGGAACGGTTCCGCACATTGGTGCCGCTTTCAAACATTCCGGCTTGGTACGAAGCGTTTGACGTACAGCCGAGCCAAACTTTGTACCGCCGGCCGGAAGAACGGCTAGAAGTGTGGTAACGGCGCGCGCTCCGGAGTAGAATGCGACGGAAATAATGTGCACCGTCTGCCTTTGGGAATGGCGCCATGAGATGGCTTCCGGCCATGTGTTTGCTGTTTGGCTTATGTGGTAATGTGCTTGCGGCCGGCAAGCTACTGGTCGGCCATGAAGCCGAGGCCGATTCTCTGAAGCTGACCATGGGCGGCAAGACTGCCGACATTTATGTTGCTCCCGAGGATTTTAAACTGGCAAACATTGCCGCCGGAATTTTAGCGGACGACATTAATCGAGTCACCGGCCACAAGCCGCAGGTAAAGAATGACTTGAATCAGCTTGGCCCCGACGCGGTCATCATCGGAACAATCGGGCACAGCGCACTAGTTGATCGCTTGATTGCTGAAAAGAAAATTGACGACAGCGATGTTCGCGGGCAATGGGAAACATTCAAGCTGCAAAAAATCTCGCGGCCAATGGAAGGCATTCAAATGGCGCTTGTAATCTTTGGCAGTGATCGCCGCGGAACAGCCTATGGAGTGTTCGCACTGTCTGAGGCAATTGGCGTATCTCCCTGGTATTGGTGGGCGGATGTTACACCCGAAAAGCACACGGCATTAGTCATCAACGGCGGCGAAATCAAAGAGGGTCCGCCATCAGTTAAGTATCGTGGCATTTTCATTAACGATGAAGATTTCGGCATCGAACCTTGGGCCGCCAATACGTTTGAACCCGAGCAACATAATATCGGGCCGAAGACCTACCAAAAAGTTTTCGAGCTTCTTTTGCGTTTGAAAGGAAATTATTTGTGGCCGGCG
Protein-coding regions in this window:
- a CDS encoding M13 family metallopeptidase — protein: MAGAFALSGLLAAAFPAATVIAADQPLKSGIDRSTFDTSIKPGDDFFEYVNGRWIKENPIPDEYSRWGAFPKLHDDNLVALREIVEGLSKSDKPLDADSRKLRDFYKTAMDEKKLNEGGAKPLADDLDRIAKIQNTDDLLKLVGHFQASGISGLFGFGVEQDEKQSSRYAIQLWQGGLGLPERNYYLGSGDDSKRIRDQYREHVAKMLTLLGDSPDAAKVNADTVLHIETQLAEASRTPVQLRDREAQYNKMSDAELAELTPNVKWDLFWNSVNAQGVEDAIVGQPEFFKKLNELLRTISLDDWRTYLRWHLIHSAGPYLSDDFVNENFHFYGEQLRGIKQLQPRWKRAIGTLDRQMGEALGRLYVEKYFPPQAKQRMDELVKNLMLAYKERIESRDWMSPETKKEALAKLAAVRPKIGYPIKWRDYSGLKIGTDSYIQNVQAADAFETQYRLARLHKPVDRDEWQMSPPTVNAYYNPNLNEIVFPAGILQPPFFDMTADDAVNYGGIGAVIGHEITHGFDDQGSRSDADGNLRNWWTTGDRSRFNAKTDKLVKEYNACNPVDDIHINGLLTLGENLADLGGVTIAYAAYQKSLEGKPAPIIDGFTGPQRFFIGYAQVWRGSQREADLKVMLRTNPHSPERFRTLVPLSNIPAWYEAFDVQPSQTLYRRPEERLEVW